The following proteins come from a genomic window of Neoarius graeffei isolate fNeoGra1 chromosome 26, fNeoGra1.pri, whole genome shotgun sequence:
- the mfap2 gene encoding microfibrillar-associated protein 2, producing the protein MRACVLLLLGLPVLMAQHTSELDYGETFGPDYGHVSVPQFAPQLQVEQTEVNLQTEPTEPGPLDCREEKYPCTRLYSVHQPCKQCLNNMCFYSLRRVYVINKEICERTVCAHEELIRADLCRDQFPRCAVAALTGQCGTLGSNCGKSCGGC; encoded by the exons ATGAGAGCCTGTGTCCTCCTACTGCTGGGGCTGCCTg tccTGATGGCACAGCACACGTCTGAATTGGACTACGGAGAGACATTCG gtccAGATTACGGCCATG TTTCAGTTCCACAGTTTGCACCACAGCTGCAAGTAGAACagaccg aaGTGAACCTTCAGACGGAACCCACAGAACCCGGACCACTGG actgCCGTGAGGAAAAGTATCCCTGCACCAGACTCTACTCCGTCCACCAGCCGTGTAAACAGTGTCTCAACAACATGTGTTTCTACAg tctgCGCAGGGTCTATGTTATTAATAAGGAGATCTGTGAGAGGACTGTTTGTgcccatgaggagctgatcagag cgGATCTGTGTCGTGATCAGTTCCCGCGCTGTGCTGTTGCagctctgaccggtcagtgtggCACACTTGGGAGCAACTGTGGAAAAAGCTGCGGAGGCTGTTAa
- the sdhb gene encoding succinate dehydrogenase [ubiquinone] iron-sulfur subunit, mitochondrial isoform X2, whose product MSAVCFSLRRSGGTALRCSSTRFVQTAAAAQPRFKKFQIYRWDPDKTGDKPHMQTYEIDLNVCGPMVLDALIKIKNEIDPTLTFRRSCREGICGSCAMNINGGNTLACLNRIDTNTSKVTKIYPLPHMYVVKDLVPDMNNFYAQYKSIEPYLKRKDESRQGKEQYLQSVDDRQKLDGLYECILCACCSTSCPSYWWNGDKYLGPAVLMQAYRWMVDSRDEYTQERLDKLQDPFSLYRCHTIMNCTKTCPKGLNPGKAIAEIKKMMATYQEKKAATA is encoded by the exons ATGTCGGCTGTGTGTTTCTCCTTGAGGCGCTCCGGTGGAACGGCGCTGCGCTGCTCG AGCACCCGGTTTGTGCAGACAGCAGCAGCCGCTCAGCCACGCTTTAAGAAGTTCCAGATTTACCGCTGGGATCCAGATAAAACCGGAGACAAACCGCACATGCAGACCTACGAGATCGACCTCAATGT cTGTGGGCCGATGGTGTTGGATGCTCTGATTAAGATAAAGAATGAGATTGATCCGACTCTCACCTTCAGACGCTCCTGCAGAGAAG GTATCTGCGGTTCGTGTGCGATGAACATTAATGGTGGAAACACACTGGCGTGCCTGAACAGGATCGACACTAACACCAGTAAAGTGACTAAGATTTACCCTCTGCCCCACATGTACGTGGTTAAAGACCTGGTACCG GACATGAATAATTTTTACGCTCAGTATAAGTCCATTGAGCCGTATCTGAAGAGGAAGGATGAGAGTCGGCAGGGGAAGGAGCAGTACCTGCAGAGTGTGGACGACCGACAGAAACTG gacgGTCTGTATGAGTGTATCCTGTGTGCGTGCTGCAGTACCAGCTGTCCTAGTTACTGGTGGAATGGAGATAAATACCTGGGACCCGCCGTCCTCATGCAG gCGTACCGATGGATGGTGGACTCCCGTGATGAGTACACACAGGAGCGTCTGGATAAACTGCAGGACCCATTTTCTCTGTACCGCTGTCACACCATCATGAACTGCACCAAGACCTGCCCCAAG GGTCTGAATCCTGGAAAGGCCATTGCTGAGATTAAGAAAATGATGGCGACATATCAGGAGAAGAAAGCAGCCACTGCGTGA
- the sdhb gene encoding succinate dehydrogenase [ubiquinone] iron-sulfur subunit, mitochondrial isoform X1 translates to MKFNGPGSGSSRERAACSVNLLWPCCLRLRCISNICIAESTRFVQTAAAAQPRFKKFQIYRWDPDKTGDKPHMQTYEIDLNVCGPMVLDALIKIKNEIDPTLTFRRSCREGICGSCAMNINGGNTLACLNRIDTNTSKVTKIYPLPHMYVVKDLVPDMNNFYAQYKSIEPYLKRKDESRQGKEQYLQSVDDRQKLDGLYECILCACCSTSCPSYWWNGDKYLGPAVLMQAYRWMVDSRDEYTQERLDKLQDPFSLYRCHTIMNCTKTCPKGLNPGKAIAEIKKMMATYQEKKAATA, encoded by the exons atgaagttcaatggcccagggtccggttcttcacgtgaacgtgcagcatgcagcgtgaaccttctatggccctgctgccttaggctacgatgcatatctaacatctgcattgctgag AGCACCCGGTTTGTGCAGACAGCAGCAGCCGCTCAGCCACGCTTTAAGAAGTTCCAGATTTACCGCTGGGATCCAGATAAAACCGGAGACAAACCGCACATGCAGACCTACGAGATCGACCTCAATGT cTGTGGGCCGATGGTGTTGGATGCTCTGATTAAGATAAAGAATGAGATTGATCCGACTCTCACCTTCAGACGCTCCTGCAGAGAAG GTATCTGCGGTTCGTGTGCGATGAACATTAATGGTGGAAACACACTGGCGTGCCTGAACAGGATCGACACTAACACCAGTAAAGTGACTAAGATTTACCCTCTGCCCCACATGTACGTGGTTAAAGACCTGGTACCG GACATGAATAATTTTTACGCTCAGTATAAGTCCATTGAGCCGTATCTGAAGAGGAAGGATGAGAGTCGGCAGGGGAAGGAGCAGTACCTGCAGAGTGTGGACGACCGACAGAAACTG gacgGTCTGTATGAGTGTATCCTGTGTGCGTGCTGCAGTACCAGCTGTCCTAGTTACTGGTGGAATGGAGATAAATACCTGGGACCCGCCGTCCTCATGCAG gCGTACCGATGGATGGTGGACTCCCGTGATGAGTACACACAGGAGCGTCTGGATAAACTGCAGGACCCATTTTCTCTGTACCGCTGTCACACCATCATGAACTGCACCAAGACCTGCCCCAAG GGTCTGAATCCTGGAAAGGCCATTGCTGAGATTAAGAAAATGATGGCGACATATCAGGAGAAGAAAGCAGCCACTGCGTGA
- the mrpl20 gene encoding 39S ribosomal protein L20, mitochondrial, which produces MVFLTLSCWIRNRGPDRYWKVQELLKHARHFRGRKNRCYSLAVRAVRRAFVYASKARKAKRRSMRTLWISRVAAACREHGMKYPVLMYNLVQCSVQLNRRVLSDLAVTEPRTFQALVELARARQQEGLRAALGDGKEPPGVFSRITQLQ; this is translated from the exons ATGGTGTTTCTGACTTTATCGTGTTGGATCCGGAACCGAGGTCCAGACCGGTACTGGAAGGTTCAGGAGCTTTTAAAGCACGCGCGG CACTTTCGAGGAAGGAAGAATCGCTGCTACAGTTTGGCAGTGCGTGCCGTACGCAGGGCGTTTGTTTATGCCTCCAAAGCGAGGAAAGCCAAACGGCGCAGCATGAGGACG TTGTGGATCTCTCGTGTGGCTGCAGCCTGTCGGGAACACGGCATGAAATATCCTGTCTTAATGTATAACCTCGTGCAA TGCAGTGTGCAGTTGAACCGGCGTGTGCTGAGCGACCTGGCCGTCACGGAGCCGCGCACATTCCAGGCGCTGGTGGAGTTGGCGCGAGCTCGGCAGCAGGAGGGTCTGCGGGCGGCGCTGGGTGATGGGAAAGAGCCTCCCGGTGTGTTCTCGCGCATCACACAGCTGCAGTGA
- the atad3 gene encoding ATPase family AAA domain containing 3, translating to MSWLFGLNKGQGGGASPEVPLPPPPPPPPAGGSGGGGGDKPKDKWSNFDPTGLERAAQAAKELDRSRHAKEALELARMQEQTVQMEHQSKMKEYEAAVEQLKGDQIRIQAEERRKTLSEETKQNQARAQYQDKLARQRYEDQLRQQQAINEENLRRQEESVQKQEAMRKATIEHEMELRHKNEMLRIEAEAKARGRVERENADIIREQIRLKAAEHRQTVLESIRTAGAVFGEGFRAFISDWDKVTATVAGLTLLAVGVYSARNATGVAGRYIEARLGKPSLVRETSRITVTEAIKHPVKMTRRLMSKPQDALEGVVLSPLLEERVRDIAIATRNTRQNRGLYRNILMYGPPGTGKTLFAKKLAMHSGMDYAIMTGGDVAPMGREGVTAMHKVFDWASTSRRGLLLFVDEADAFLRKRATEKISEDLRATLNAFLYRTGEQSNKFMLVLASNQPEQFDWAINDRIDEIVNFALPGPEERERLVRLYFDRYVLEPATGGRQRLKLAQFDYGKKCSEIAKRTEGMSGREISKLGVAWQAAAYSSEDGVLTEAMIDARVDDAVRQHMQKMDWLHGDGVPDNEGRVAPAGHQGGKGAKMGFILPQGSPSQAQEVLCPFKEGLDSSITSPEAGGSSAAEKGTIPVAGEGGVKHTGQKDVPPKDGTPV from the exons ATGTCGTGGCTTTTCGGCCTGAATAAAGGACAAGGCGGGGGCGCGAGCCCGGAAGTTCCGTTacctccccctcctcctcctcctccggccGGGGGCTCAGGGGGAGGCGGCGGAGACAAACCCAAGGACAAATGGAGCAATTTCGACCCCACCGGGCTGGAGAGAGCGGCGCAGGCCGCCAAGGAGCTCGACCGGTCCC GCCATGCGAAAGAGGCACTGGAGTTGGCGCGCATGCAGGAGCAGACAGTGCAGATGGAACATCAGAGCAAGATGAAG gAGTACGAAGCAGCAGTGGAGCAGCTGAAGGGGGATCAGATCCGTATTCAGGCGGAGGAAAGGAGGAAAACTCTGAGTGAAGAAACCAAACAGAATCAAGCG AGAGCTCAGTACCAGGACAAACTGGCTCGTCAGCGCTATGAGGATCAACTCCGACAACAG CAAGCTATAAATGAGGAGAATCTGCGCAGACAGGAGGAGTCTGTTCAGAAACAGGAGGCCATGAGGAAAG ccACCATCGAGCACGAGATGGAGTTGAGGCATAAGAACGAGATGCTGCGGATTGAAGCTGAGGCTAAAGCTCGTGGCCGGGTGGAGAGAGAGAACGCTGACATCATCAGAGAACAGATCCGCCTTAAAGCAGCTGAACACAGACAGACTGTACTGGAGAGtatacg AACTGCCGGTGCTGTGTTTGGGGAGGGTTTCAGGGCTTTTATCTCTGACTGGGACAAAGTGACAGCGACG GTGGCAGGACTCACTCTGCTGGCCGTAGGTGTTTACTCGGCGAGAAACGCAACAGGCGTGGCAGGGAGATACATCGAGGCTCGGCTCGGGAAGCCCTCTCTGGTGAGGGAGACATCACGCATCACGGTGACGGAGGCCATCAAACACCCAGTCAAG atgacCAGGAGGTTGATGAGTAAGCCTCAGGATGCTCTGGAAGGAGTTGTTCTCAGT CCGTTGCTGGAAGAACGTGTCCGCGACATCGCCATAGCAACTCGGAACACCCGCCAGAACCGAGGTCTCTACAGGAACATCCTGATGTACGGACCGCCTGGGACGGGGAAAACACTGTTTGCCAAG aaattggcaatgcattCTGGGATGGACTATGCCATTATGACAGGAGGAGATGTGGCCCCCATGGGGCGGGAAGGTGTAACTGCCATGCACAAAGTGTTTGACTGGGCCAGCACCAGCCGCAGAGG TTTGCTGCTATTTGTGGATGAAGCTGACGCATTCCTGCGCAAGAGAGCCACT GAGAAGATCAGTGAGGACCTGCGAGCCACGCTGAACGCCTTCCTGTACCGAACTGGAGAGCAGAGCAACAA GTTTATGTTGGTTTTGGCCAGTAACCAGCCCGAGCAGTTTGACTGGGCCATTAATGACCGTATTGATGAGATTGTAAACTTCGCTCTTCCCGGccctgaagagagagagagactcgtcCGACTTTACTTTGACAGATACGTCCTGGAGCCTGCCACCGGGGGGAGACA GAGGTTGAAACTGGCGCAGTTTGACTATGGAAAGAAGTGTTCGGAGATTGCGAAGCGCACAGAGGGCATGTCGGGTCGAGAGATTTCCAAACTGGGCGTGGCCTGGCAG GCTGCTGCGTACTCCTCTGAGGACGGCGTTCTGACCGAGGCCATGATCGACGCGCGTGTGGACGACGCTGTCCGACAGCACATGCAGAAGATGGACTGGTTGCACGGGGACGGCGTCCCGGATAACGAGGGCCGCGTCGCTCCTGCAGGTCACCAGGGGGGCAAGGGTGCCAAGATGGGCTTCATCCTGCCTCAGGGTTCGCCCTCACAGGCGCAAGAGGTTCTGTGTCCTTTCAAGGAGGGTCTGGACTCAAGCATTACATCACCAGAGGCAGGGGGCAGCAGTGCAGCAGAAAAAGGGACCATTCCA